The Canis lupus familiaris isolate Mischka breed German Shepherd chromosome 14, alternate assembly UU_Cfam_GSD_1.0, whole genome shotgun sequence genome window below encodes:
- the LOC119876984 gene encoding transmembrane protein 138-like, producing MAPIILLVFFIIQDTASLFHIIIFLLFFNTFFLQAGLVHLGFRKCKGTIVLTAVFFALSISLHVWVMNLHWKHSNCFVCTQGLQMLLYSRAAAVLYCHFYKWTAVRLGDPHFCQDSLWLCKFTQVQFLPR from the coding sequence ATGGCTCCTATCATTCTACTGGTGTTTTTCATCATCCAGGATACTGCATCTCTTTTCCACATCATCATTTTCCTCTTGTTCTTCAACACCTTTTTCTTGCAGGCTGGCCTCGTCCACCTTGGATTCCGTAAGTGCAAAGGGACCATCGTCCTCACAGCTGTGTTCTTCGCCCTCAGCATCTCCCTTCATGTCTGGGTCATGAATTTACACTGGAAACACTCCAACTGCTTTGTCTGCACACAGGGACTTCAGATGCTTTTGTATTCCAGAGCTGCAGCAGTATTATACTGTCACTTCTACAAATGGACAGCTGTGAGACTGGGTGATCCTCACTTCTGCCAGGACTCTTTATGGCTGTGCAAGTTCACACAAGTCCAATTCTTGCCACGTTGA